The sequence below is a genomic window from Rhodococcus sp. 4CII.
CACCATCACCAACGTGTGGTCGTGCACCAAGACGGTGACCGCTCTGGCCGCGCTGATGCTCGTCGACCGCGGGCTGCTGGACGTGTACACGCCCGTCGCGAAGTACTGGCCCGAGTTTGCGGCCGCGGGCAAGGAGCGCGTCGAGGTCCGGCATCTCCTCTCGCACACCTCGGGTGTGTCGGGTTGGGATCAGCCGATCACCGTCGAGGACACCTTCGACCTCGCCGAGTCGACGAAGCGGCTCGCCGCGCAGGCGCCGTGGTGGGAACCGGGAACGGCGTCGGGATATCACGCACTGAACTACGGTCACCTGATCGGCGAGGTGGTCCGACGGGTCGACGGACGCACGCTCGGACATTTCGTGGCCGAGGAGATCGCCGGACCGCTGGGCGCCGACTTCCACATCGGGCTGGACCCGTCGCAGTTCGGCCGCGTGTCGAACGTGGTCCCGCCGCCTCCGCTGCCGATCGACCTGGCGTCCCTCGACCCCGCCAGCGTCATCGTCAAGACGTTCACCGGGCCCGGACCGGACGCCACCGCATCGTGGTCCGACGAGTGGCGCACGGCGGAGAACGGTGCGGCCGGCGGTCAGGGCAACGCCCGGTCACTCGCCCGGATCCAGTCGGTGGTGGC
It includes:
- a CDS encoding serine hydrolase domain-containing protein, which translates into the protein MTQLGGVCDPRFAALQDALKDNLDSGEELGASIVVTLDGQPVVDVWGGWSNPEHTKSWERDTITNVWSCTKTVTALAALMLVDRGLLDVYTPVAKYWPEFAAAGKERVEVRHLLSHTSGVSGWDQPITVEDTFDLAESTKRLAAQAPWWEPGTASGYHALNYGHLIGEVVRRVDGRTLGHFVAEEIAGPLGADFHIGLDPSQFGRVSNVVPPPPLPIDLASLDPASVIVKTFTGPGPDATASWSDEWRTAENGAAGGQGNARSLARIQSVVACGGELDGIRLLSPDTIALIFEEQSNGVDLALGQPIRFGIGYGLPTPVSVPFVPEGRICFWGGWGGSQVVVDTERRMTMTYVMNKMGPGLLGSDRTAQYATATFDALS